The sequence ATTCAAAAGCCGGTTGGAGGAGATCAAGGCGAAACTGACCGTCATGACGCTGATGGAAGCCTATGAAAATCTCGGCTTCCGCTACGACAAGGAACTTCCCTCGATCGAGCCGAAAAAAGGCGCCGTCGCCATGGCGAATGCGGGGCCGAACACGAATGGCTCGGAATTTTTCATCAACCTCAAGGACACCCCCTGGCTCGCCGGGAAACATACCGTTTTCGGAAAAGTAATCCAGGGAATGAGCGTCGTCGAGAAAATCGGCGAAACTCCCGTGAATCCTGCGTTAAAACCGCTCAAGGACATGAAAATCATTTCCATCCGGGTTGTAAAGTAGGGGGTACTGTTAGATCTCGCTCCGGTGCTCGAGGGACTGGGAAAGCGTCAACTCATCGGCGTACTCGAGGTGGCTTCCCATCGGCAGGCCGCGGGCCAGCTGGGTGACCCGCACCCCGAGCGGTTTGAGCACCTTGGCGAGATAGAGCGAGGTGCCCTCGCCCGCCATGCTCGGGTTCAGGGCCAGAATCACTTCTTTCACCCCGCCTTTTTTGATGCGATCGACCAGATCGCCGATCGTCAAATCCTCCGGCCCGACGCCGTCAAGGGGCGAAATCACCCCCATGAGGACGTGAAACTTTCCCCGGAAATCCCCCGCCCGCCCGATGGCGAAAACATCGGCTGGCTCTTCCACCACGCAGAGGGTCGCGGGGTCGCGCTCCGCGCAGACGCCGCAAGCCTCGCCGCCGGCTATCCCCTCCACCAGGATGTGGCAGGTGGGGCACAGTCCTACCCGATCATGCAGGGTGCTGCACGATTTCGAGATCGCCTTCGCGGCCTCCGGATCCTTCGAGAGCAGATGAAAAACAATCCGCTGCGCGCTCTTCGGCCCCACGCCGGGAAGCCGGCGGAAAGCCTCGATGCAGGCCCGGATGGCGGGAAACTGGTTTAAAGGCACAGACGAATACCCCTCTCAGGCGGGCTTCCACCTCATCTCAATCCGGGAATGGAAAAGTAAATATACAGCATGGCGATGATGACCAGCGCCACCACAAGCGGAAGCACCACCATCTCGCCCAGATCCCACCGGTGGCCGC is a genomic window of bacterium containing:
- the recR gene encoding recombination mediator RecR, with product MPLNQFPAIRACIEAFRRLPGVGPKSAQRIVFHLLSKDPEAAKAISKSCSTLHDRVGLCPTCHILVEGIAGGEACGVCAERDPATLCVVEEPADVFAIGRAGDFRGKFHVLMGVISPLDGVGPEDLTIGDLVDRIKKGGVKEVILALNPSMAGEGTSLYLAKVLKPLGVRVTQLARGLPMGSHLEYADELTLSQSLEHRSEI